In Pyrus communis chromosome 15, drPyrComm1.1, whole genome shotgun sequence, the genomic stretch AAGTTGGGTATGGAAGTTCAAGAAAGCGAAACTCTGTCAGTAAGAGCACCTCATCTATGTAACAGGGTCAAGGACAAGAAAGTTCTTGTAATTTTAGACAACATTTGGGAAAGCATTAACTTGGAGTGGGTAGGACTTCCTTGTCTGCCGAATTGTAGAATACTTTTGACATCCAGAACTCGAAAACTGCTATCCTCAGACAAGCGGTTGCAAAAAGACTTTGAGCTTCGAGTTTTAAACGAGAATGAAGCTTGGCGTTTATTTGAGACGAAAGCAGGTGATGTTGTTAAAAATCCCGACATACGAACTGTGGCAACCGATGTAGCCAAAAAATGCGGAGGTTTGCCACTTTTGGTTGTCACAGTCGCAAGCTCTTTAAGAAATAGAAGTACTTTACCAGTATGGAAGAATGCCTTCAGTCGCCTAAAAGTGTTTGACAACGAAGACCCAGCCGAACAAGAAGCATACTCGGCTTTAGAGTGGAGTTACAATCAATTGGATGATCACAAGAAGCGACTATTCTTGATCTGTGGAATTAGCGTAAATCATTGGGTATACGCTAATCTGACAGACTTGTTGAAGTATACAATtggtttgggtttgtttaagAACTTCGATTCAGTGGAGGACGCACGAGATGCATTGCACACGTGGATTGAAGAGCTTAAAGATTCGGGTCTGTTACTCGACAACGAGGACAATACATCAATCGCAATGCATGATTTGTTACGTGATGTTGCCATCTCGATTGCATCCAAAGGCCACCGTGCCTTACTAAGAGCACAAGGAGATGTCTTGAAGGAATGGCCAAACAATAaggatttttctgaaaattgcACAATGATCTCTTTGTCTTGCAAAAACATCCCTAGGCTTCCTGAAGTTTTGAAATGCCAACAACTGGAGTATTTTTGTTTGTACTTTAATGGTGACTTGCTTGAAATCCCAAGTAACTTCTTTGAGGAGACGAAAGAGCTTAAAGTTATTGATTTAACCAATGCGCGTATTTCGTCGCTGCCTCCATCTCTTCTGCTCCTAGAAAATCTTCGAACATTGTGTTTGGATCATTGCGTGTTGGGAGACATAACTCTAGTCGGACAGCTATTGCAACTAGAAATTCTCAGCTTTATACAATCCAAGTTTGAAGAGTTGCCTGAAGAAATAGGGAAATTGACTCATCTTCGACTGCTGGATTTAAGCTTCTGCTCTAAACTCAAAGTGATTTCACCTAATGTTATATCACGTTTGACAAGTCTAGAAGACTTGAGAATGAAAAAGAGCTTCAACGGATGGATGCCTGAAGGGGTAACCGGAGAAAGAAGTAATGCTAGCCTTTCAGAACTGAAGGACTTGCCTCATTTAGCTGCATTAAGCATACATGTTCCAGATGCTGGCAGTATTCCGAGGGACTTGTTCACTGACAAGTTAAAAAGATACCAAATATTAATCGGTGCTTCGTGCAAATGGTACGATGTGGATGAAACCCTCAACACATTGAAGCTAAAGCTCCCAACTGGCTGTGAATTGGACCATGGTCTAGAAATGTTGTTGAAGAGATCATGTGAATATTTGTATTTGGATGGGTTGGAGGGAGCTGATAATGTTGTGTACCACTCAGGtagtgaagattttcaacaactCAAGCATCTCCATGTCCAAAACAATGCCCAATATACACATATCATTACTGAGGAGGTATGCCACTAGTGTCATTCTTTCCCATTTATGCCATTAgtacttgttttttttatttttattcgagcgatataatttacaaagaaaaatgatacaaCCATCATAGAACTCCTAGATTTTATGTGGctaaatttacatatatttgATCATTTGAAGTGATTCATTTTATCTAGTGCGTATTAAGAAATATTTGttggtataattttttttatctaaagATACCATTTGACTAGATAATAACAATTAATGTGAATCCTCTTCACTTAAAAATGGAATGTACAAATATTGCAGGTTTTGTTGCGAAACTTAACAAGCTTGGAGGTGCGTGATTGTAATAGTTTCACTTTTGTGTTATCGTCTTCCATGGCTAGAAATCGTGTATCAATGGAAGAGACTGTGTCAACAAAAGAATATGGTGGTTCTACATTGAAGGATATAGGGTCATCTGCTATTTCCTTCCAGAATTTAACAACTTTGGAAGTAGTTGATTGTTGCAACTTGAAATATTTAGCAACATATACGATAGCCAAAACTTTAAAGAGGCTAAGAACAATGAGGGTTGGGAGATGTGAAAGAATGACAGAAATAGGGGCAACGACATCAGATGGAGATGATGCAGGAAATGATGTTGAGATTTCTTTTTGCCAGTTGGAAAGTTTGAACCTTTTATCTCTACCAAGTCTGCAAGATTTCTTCTCTGGAAATTGCATTGTCAAATTCCCATCCTTGAAAACTGTAAATATATACAAATGCCCTAAGTTGAAGATTAACAGCTTTGAGTGGAAGAGTTCCCCAGAACTACAAGGAGTGCAGATAACAGAAGATTATTTGTGGCGAGATTATTTGTGGCGGTGACgaggatgaagatgatgacTGTTGATGCAGATTATGGTGTTGGTGAGGGTGACGATGTTAATGATGACGGAAGCTATGATGATTCTAACAAAGAGAGCGAAGGTGATGCAGATGTTGCTGATGGATCGTGGTGGTCGTGGCAAAACTACACTCAATACATATAAAGAAATAACTTTGCTGCATAGTTAGTTCTCTTGTTAACATGTTTGTTATTTCTGTGTGTAATGGTTTTGGGTTTTAACCAAGACAATCTTCTGcccattttaaattaaatttcgaataatttaaaataattttatgcttgatttttagttttcataagCTGGTGTACCCGCCCGTTATTGCGGTGTTTGAAATATTGTTGAAGGTGTAGAAAGTtctgaatatatatatgtgcctAATAGTAGCGTGTACATTGACGGCCTCCAAGATCATCTTGACGCAACATTCTCTCCGCCAATAAATTGATTAGAACTAAAATTGGCAATATAGTGTTCAAATGTTAATGAtacagcaataatattttgaaGATAAAACGATCAAACGTTaacaacacattaaaaaaatcagtCATTTGTACAATTGAGATTTGACTTTGAGAAAAGATCCGTTTGACCATTCTTTTTTTAGGTCCGTGTGCTCTAAGTAGTGTTGGTTCTTGGTACAACTATTTGGGAATATAGAAACATTTTGTAAAACAAAGAAGGCGTTCAGCAAATACATAAAATTGAGTGAAATCGGAAGTTGAACACGAAGGAAAACATATGAAGAAAAACCCCTAATTAGCAGTGAAATTATTGAAAGCTAAAGGACAAACCAAAATCTTCACCTTAACTTTGCTTTCTCCCATTAgaattttctttgctttctcGCATAACATTCACAATAGTAACACCGCCCCACAGTGTTATGATCACAAAATGATAAACAACATACTAAACGGAAGTGATGGTTTGAATCTGGAATCAATGCATACCTGTAAAGCTGATTTAAAATTGGTTATGCTTTTCCCATGCTCGTAACATTTATCATTTGCAATCGGTAAAATTTTCCTGATAAAGGGAAGGCAAGGAGAGTAAGTTATAAGCAAAGTTGACAGACAAAACAGTTCgatgcacagagagagagagagagagagagagagagaacttacaTCAGCTGTGCTCTCAAATACGTATGGTAATCTGCATACGAAGAAGCAGTTCTAAATCATCCATTCAGGCCATTAAAACAGTTATAACATCATCTGCACCGGTGAAGCAAATTCTATGGAACGAAACTTGAAATGAAATGCATATAGATTACCTTAAATTCAGATTCTATGAATTTGCATTTGACTCCAACCAACATGCATGCTTAGAGGATATATACCATCAAGTATAACAGTCAGAAGACGCTCATACCACCACCAGCACATACAAACACAAAAATGCAAACAGAATTTTGATCAGATTGAATAGATCAACTGGTGTTAAGACTGTTTGGATTTTAATCAATCCGAGTGCGTACATACATACAAAGAAGTTCTAATCAATTTCAGATGTCACAAGAATCCACGGATCACTGCAAAACCAACCCAATAACacaataacaaaacaaacagaTCAACAATCCCAAAACTCAAATTCtgacgcaatcaaattaatcCCCTGCCTAGCCTACTAATTTCtccaaaattaaaaccctaaataatTAATGCCCATATCCCCAATTTGTAAATCCCTAATTCAAAAGCCCGATGTAACTCCCTAATTCGttttataaataagaaattgcTTACCTTAATGGCTTGAACGCCGGAGATAGAGCAGAGAGGATTGTGTTCGACGGCACGGCACGGTACGGTGCGCCACGGTTCGTATGGAAACAGCTCGTCGGAATTCGAAGACCCAGACCCTAGCAGCTTAACACTTGAAATTGATTTGTTGGTTTCAAACTTCGATCGTGTGGGAATTCTCTTCGTTGATAAGAGGGTTTAAGGTTTTATGCGATTTCTTTGTTTGaggtttagaatttttttttttgcgaattGTAAGCGACagagatgaattttttttttgtgaaaggtgagtgaaaaaggaaaagacgtcaaaagaaaaaaaaaaaaaaaaaaagaaagaaacaaagaggaagagaaaaagaaagagtgaTGAAGAAGGGGCCGGTTGTAGAATATATATAACGAGAATGGAAGGTTTAAAAGAAAGAtagataaattacattttacccacTCAAATTTGAAGTCgatttaattttttacatattttaaaaaaaatttaatttcatacatttatttattattttatttcaattttatacattTGTTAAAAAATCAGTTAAGTAAATCGTAAAGTCAAACGTAGAAAACGCAGAACCCATCTTCTCCCTCCCCTCCCGACCCCTCACCTTCACCGAGCCCAAACCCCTCCACCTCCGATGCTCTTCACTGCCACCATTTCCAACCCTCCCTCCCCTCCCTCCTCCTCAACTCCCACCTCGACGCCATCCTCGCCGAGCCCGACAATTGCTTTTTCTGGGTTCGTGTTCTCTAACCTCACCCATCCTCGTCTATCTTTAACCTCACCTATCCTCGTTAGAAATCAAACAACTAAACTCACTTTTATCCCAACTAACCTAAAACCCTCACCTTCGCCCTGCTAGCTACCACAATCAGTGCTCTCACAAATTAGTGAAATCACAACCACCGTACGTTGATTGAAAAATTCCATGCTTTCTGAAGCAAATAAAACTTGGGTTGCAGGgagaaaaccccaaaaaaatcccaattcaACGAAATGATTGTCCTGGAGATGAAATCTCAAATCCCCATTTTTCTTAGTTCAAAGCTTCAGCTTTCTCTTTAGAATTAGAAATGAATAAAAGTAAAAGATTAATTTGTGGGAAATTAAGAGGCTTGGGTTGTGGGTTTGCAATGATGCACAACTATTGGCTAAAGAATGGATTATTGGTTGTTACAGTGTTGGTGgttggagaaaaaaaatagaggaaTGTGGGGTGGGGCGGGGTTACCTCTCTGTCTTCGACACCCACATTGTGGTCATGGTAGGGAAGAAGTTCAATGTTGGCGAGGTAGCAGGGAGGAAGAACCGCAGCAAAGTCGTTGACTTCGGGGCTTCGTGGGGCTTTAATGTGTTGTTAAACTCGGGGATTGCTAAAGCTCGAGGCTTCGTGGTGGCTGCAGTGTGCTGTCGAGGCTTCGGGGATTGCTGAAGCTCGAGATTTATTGTCAACTATCTCTCTTGCAGATTTATTGTCACAATATAACTACATAGTCTCCTTTAGTTCAAAATTAAAACATCTCAAAAGTTTACTTAACTAAAGAAGTTCACATATTCCATATTCCATGTGCCATGCCTCTATACTTAGCTCCCATACGACCTTCTTACTACACCATGTAACCAAATTACCTCTACCAATCGTAAAATACCTAGATGTAGAGAGTCTGTCAGTAACATTGTTagcccaatctgcatctgtAAGCCTCTCGACTTTTAGATGTTCATGTTTTTTCATAAAGTATTCCTGTACTGGGTGTAGATATGCCAAAATTTGCATTACCGGAGCTATGTGATATTCATTGGGCGAGTGCATACTTCAGAGTGTGAGAGAGAAATCGAATCAACAACAAAACGAGTTCCGGTTTGAGAATTCATACTTCAGAGTGTGAGAGAGAAAACACTGCGATACGACACCGTTGCCTTGTGAACCTCTGCTTCGCTTTTGCATTTGGTACAAGAAGAAGATGCTCAGAAATGTGGCGGGAAATCGGAGACAGGGAAGCGGGCAACCTCCGCCCAAATTTGCTCTCGAATCGAATCAAGTCGACCTGGATCCAAACTCTCCAACTCTCCAATCACAAAGACATCATCTCCCCTCACCGAGGCTCCGTCAACTCTCTCCAGCTCGATTTGACGGAAGGCCGGTACCTGTTATCCGGCGCCTCCGAAGCTTCCACCGCCGTGTTCGATGTCCAGCGCGGGACCGATTATGGAGGCGGAGCTATCACGAGGCACAAGTACGTCTTTGCGGTGGATAAGCAGCACGACCGCGGGCATAAGTACGCGGTGTCCTCCGCCGTGTGGTATCCCGTCAACACCGGACTGTTTGTGACGGGTTCGTACGATCATCACATCAATGTTTGGGACTCGAATACGACTCAGGTAGTGATGGACTTGAAGATGTCGGGAAAGGTGTAACGGACTGCAATGTCGCCGTTGGCAACTTCTGACATGCTCATTGCTGCCGGAACCGAAGATGTTCAAGTCCGCCTCTGTGATATTGCCTCTGGGGCTTTTGCTCACATCTTGTCTGGCCACCGCGGTATGTCCCAAAATTCACAGAATTCGACGTTTGATGCACACCTAATACATAGAAAGTTAGAAAATTTAAGCTTCTTATCATGGTTATGTGAACACATGAAACATTTTGGATGACAATATCGAGGATATAAGCAGGGATTGTTCTTGAAATTTGGGGTGGACAATTACGAATGTTTCGAAAATTCGCTTCTTTAAACAATCCGGCCTAGTCGGTTTTCTCAGCGTTTTGTAATTTGAAGCATTTGGATTTTCTGGTTGAAGCCTGTAACTGTGGACAGCTGGAAATTTACAATACACCGTGTTGGCGGAATTCATGCTTAGAACCTTAGTATCGTAAAAGCTAGGTTTCTGCTATTGTTAGATTCATATTCTTCCTTTGGGTTCTCTAGTTTTTGTTTACAAAAGTACAAGTGTTTTTAGTCTTGTTTCTTGGGTTTGAGTTTAAAATATAACGTGGAATAAAGTTTCGTGCGTCTAGAAGGTCCTAAGTTCTGGTATATTTCATGATGGCAGATGGTGTGATGACTATGGAATGGTCTACTTCTAGCCAGTGGGTTTTGCTTACAGGGGGATGTGAAAGGATGGTACTAGTTTAATCTAGAGAGGGGTGAATAGGTTCCAACTTaaaaatccaattcaattttcaatttaattttcagttCTCAAATTAAATTCACATTCACATCACGTATCAAACTATCATACTCATATGCAATTAAAacgataaataaaaaatgcacaAGGATGTAGGATTTAACGAGGCAAAACCCACCATTGGGAAAATCCTCGGGCTCCCAAGCCAGAACAAACACTAAGAGAAATAAGTACAAAAAGACTTACAAAACTTATCAACTAGACACGCATACTAGTAGGCAGTTTTGTCTCCGCGCTTTGTTACTCGATCTCTCTTCAATCTTCGAGTGGAAGTGACATGACACTAACGCAGCCGTCAATCACTGGCTCCTCGAACTTTGCAAGATACTAACTCGATCATGCAAAATGTAtgtaatgaaatgatttttggaaATCAACCAATTATGAAAATCACAAGgcacattttcataattgatttCAATTGAAGCGCATGAAAAATCAGTGAACAAAAActaatattttctttgaaaaacaCTTGGCAATaaactgatttttctgaaacGAAAAATAACTCTCATTGCACTTAGGGCTGCTAACAAACGTTTTCTTTCAAATGATATATCATGTGTTAAAAGCAAACTAAAAAACACTCTGATTCATCAAGATGAAAAATATAAACCGACTTAACCCAAGAGCATGCGACACATGAATTTTCTATCTGTTTAATGCATTGCTGCTAGTGTTTATATCATACGGAAACAACCTAAATGCATATGTAGCAGCAGTAGGAAAAACCCTAAACTGATCTAATGCATGCggcaaacaaaacataaaaacatattCACTTGGTGCTGATGCTCTGTTAACCAGTATGTGTTATGCGGCAGCCCAACAACCAGGTAACTAGGACTTCTATTTATATGTGCAGCAGCTAGACTCTCTTATCCCTATCATATACGCGTGAGCCACAAGCCTAATAAGACCTAATCACTTACCAGTTAAGATATAATGAGATAACTAGGTGAAGAGTTATATATGCAAAACTCGAGACATTAACATCAAGTTAAATTCTTAAAAGTAAAACAAGGTTATGCGGCAAGACTAGGATCCCAAAggtatatatgcatatatatgctAGGGTTTTAAGCTGACTTAAAATTATGGGCCTAAACTAAAGCATAGTTAAACTAAATGGCCCATTGAATGCAAATTTAGACTATATGAATATGCATGCCAAATTTACCTGAGTGGATGTCTCTGAAAACGTTTATCATTTTGTGATCGAGAGCATGTGAGAAAAACTTAGACTAAAATAATTACAACTGAAAACAAGCACTAGTCGAAGATTACAGACTCAGGCGTTTTGTTTAGGAATAGTCAATTTTATCCTAACAGGATGTGATGGTGCAATACATTTTTGGGACATTAGACAGGCCGGATGTTTTCATGTTTTGGACCAATCTTAGTCTCAGCTTGCGAGGTGACCACCAATCCTGGAACGCTCTGCCACAATtaaagttttcttcttttcttggcTGAGCCAAAAAAGTTTGTATTCAAATTACTCATCGCACACTTATTTTGTTCAGTTTTTATGAATATTATTTCCTTCGCTGTTAGTTAGCCTGTTTCACCAGTATTTCTGAAATGGTTTTATATACGTTTTTGGGAAATGTTGTTTCCTCTTTTTTAACCTATAAAAATCATTGGTACGGAAAAAAGTTTTTATGCTTTCTTTCACTCCTGTTATGTTATTCTTCTCCGTTTTATTCAATACAAAGTTGAACACAGCTAAATTTGTTGGTGTCACATGGATCTGTGACTTTTATGACAATGAAACGTGATGAGATCTCAACCAATACGATGATCCACACTGAAGATACAGTGTGAATGCACAACCCCTTATATGCGATGTCTATTTGCATGTATAAGTCCCgagttcccttttttttttctttttaatttcaattataacTTCATTGCATTATTAGCAATGTTTATTATTGAAGCTTGTAGTTAGAAGGAGAATCTATTTTTAACTGGATAAAATGGTTATGTTGAACTTTTCCTTTAACTGATAATATTTGGCACAGGTAAAGGTATCTATAGTTCCAAgtcaaattaaatttgaagagtAGTTTTTTTAGATCTGTGGTCAGTGGAAGAAAAATGGTTATTGCACCCTTTTATgatatcaaatgttgaaaaggTGAAGTATAAATCCTCATCCTGCAGAATGATTAACTCAGAGAAACAAATGCATAAATGGACAAGATGGTgttttagagatttttttttttctatcctgagattcaacaaacaaaattgCAATCTATATAATCCTTTAGTTAGAGCATTGTTATGATGTTTCCTAtttgataaataaaattaagTCCTAATcaattctctccctctcttcctccGTCTATGACATCTCCATTACATTGCTCTTcaggtcctctctctctctctctctgaaataTCACATGAGAGAAGGTGGTTTGGAGGATAATACGATTGTTGCTGTAATAACAAGTATGTAGTTCaagtttttgaaaatttaattatcATTAGTTGCTTAATATCATACTAATTATGTTTAATTTGAGATTATAATCATGTTCAATGAGAACCCATACTAGTACAAAAAATACTTTGGGTGACGTAGGTccttcgtcacgcaaagtctgtgaatgaaggttttgcgcgacgaagcgTCGCGCCAAGCCTGTGAATGAaggttttgcgcgacgaagaagcTACATGCATCATGCAAAGTGTCTTTGCGTGACGTAGTAACatacgtcacgcaaagtgggttgGCGTGACCAAGGTgcgcgtcacgcaaagtgggttgGCGTGACCTAGgtgtgcgtcacgcaaagtgggtttgcatGACGTATGTGTGCGTCACTCAAAGTGGGTTGGTGTGACGTAggatgcgtcacgcaaagtgggttgGCGTGACCTAGgtgtgcgtcacgcaaagtgcaCGCAAGTGCAAGTACGTtgcgcaaagctgttttgcatGACGCCAAATACGTCACATAAAgatgttttgcgcgacgtaagTGCACGTGTgtcgcgcaaagctgttttgcacGACTCATGTAGCcctgcgtcacgcaaagtcaacAAAAAAAGCGGTAAAACTTTCTTGGTTTAGCGCAAAAATCTTGCGGGACGcacaaaacgtcgcgcaaatggcctttgcgcgacgaagattgGCGTCGCGCAAtactgttttgcgcgacgtaagTGCCCTTACGTTGCGCAAAATAGTATTGCGCGACGCcaatcttcgtcgcgcaaagtgtagTCGCGCAAAGGCCATTTGCGTGACGTTTTTTGTTTACTGTCACACAAACATACTTTATGCGACGCATTTAGCTGCGTCGCGCAagttttcgtcgcgcaaacatgtttttgtactagtcCAGTTGGGAAATTTGAAGCCTTTAGCTTGGGGTGTtaataaatttgttagatttttcatggattttgggaTAATATACTATTTTTGCTCTAACTGCTGCATGATCTTTGTAGTGGGGACTTTGGCGTGGGACGGCTTGATGATTTTACTTTGCTTCCTTCAGGGGACAGCCGAGGAATTTCAGCGTGTTCACAATTGACTGAATCTCTACGTGTCCCACTTAGCAGCGGGGTACGTAGTTTTTCCTCGAACCTAAATCGCTATCTGATTTCATCAACTGAATCTCCATGTGTGTCTTCTTTTGTTAAAGGAAATGCAAACATTTTCTATTTCATCATCTAAATCTCTATATGCATCTTCTTTTGTTCAGTTACTTTTCTAACTGATTGTCATGCATTGTGTTTGAAAATGTTTAACCAAACATAGTTCTTGCATTTATAAATCTTTTAATCAAACCTGGTTTTTATGTGGTAATCTATGTTGTTGCAACTGGAAAAAAAATCCAGTATTGGCAGGGCTGACTTTTACTATTGGATGTGATTAAAAatgtaagaaatttttttccaagtttctgtttttaatgAGGCTCGATTGAAATATGCATCAACTTGATTGAAATAACTTAACTACCTTAGTTCGTCTGAATGGGGAATATTTCATttccttttgtttgtgtttgtagTGATGTAATTCGGGTTATGTTTAGTATGATTTTAAATCAAATGCCTTACTTTGTCTAGATTTTTTGGGCATTTGATTTGTTTAACAATTTTTAAGACAAGTTTGTAGACTCTGCACACTGTGTCGTTTGTCACACACTATTGGTTGTGTCATTCGTTTCGCATTATTGGCTGTGTCGTTAGAATGTAGATAGAATAATTTGCCGTCCAAGCTGTTAAATGCTCGTGCCTTTGGCATGCAGCCACCCAAGTGTCTTTGTAGTCTACTGGGGACGCCTAGCACTCTTATTCATACTTTCTGGCCTT encodes the following:
- the LOC137718187 gene encoding uncharacterized protein, with protein sequence MEETVSTKEYGGSTLKDIGSSAISFQNLTTLEVVDCCNLKYLATYTIAKTLKRLRTMRVGRCERMTEIGATTSDGDDAGNDVEISFCQLESLNLLSLPSLQDFFSGNCIVKFPSLKTVNIYKCPKLKINSFEWKSSPELQGVQITEDYLWRDYLWR